The Sporosarcina luteola genome contains a region encoding:
- a CDS encoding ABC transporter ATP-binding protein, which produces MEKILQVKDLELSFHTFAGEVKAIRGVSFDLIKGETLAIVGESGSGKSVTTKSIMRLLPESSSEFKNGEILFNGNDLTKLSDGQMQKIRGKEISMIFQDPMTSLNPTMTIGKQVMEPILKHQKVSKAKAKEVCIDLLRMVGIPNPETRIKMYPHQFSGGQRQRIVIAIALACNPKVLIADEPTTALDVTIQAQILELMKDIQKKVDTSIIFITHDLGVVANVADRVAVMYGGRIVEVGTVDEIFYNPQHPYTWGLLSSMPSMDLADEKLYAIPGTPPDLLNPPVGDAFALRSEYALQIDMEQAPPMFKVSDTHYAATWLLHPNAPQVDPPKTIIERMKTFRGSRYYEQTTGGDA; this is translated from the coding sequence ATGGAAAAAATATTGCAAGTAAAAGACTTGGAGCTTTCCTTCCACACGTTCGCCGGTGAAGTGAAAGCAATCCGAGGAGTCAGCTTTGATTTGATCAAAGGAGAAACATTAGCCATTGTCGGTGAGTCGGGTTCCGGTAAATCGGTGACAACGAAATCGATAATGCGCTTGTTGCCCGAGTCGAGCTCTGAATTTAAAAATGGGGAAATTCTTTTTAATGGAAATGACTTGACGAAACTTTCTGATGGTCAAATGCAGAAAATTAGAGGGAAAGAGATTTCAATGATTTTCCAGGATCCGATGACTTCGTTGAATCCGACAATGACAATCGGCAAGCAGGTTATGGAGCCGATTTTAAAGCACCAAAAAGTTAGCAAGGCAAAAGCGAAGGAAGTTTGCATTGACTTATTGCGCATGGTAGGTATACCAAATCCGGAAACGCGAATTAAAATGTACCCGCATCAATTTTCTGGCGGACAAAGACAGCGGATCGTCATTGCGATAGCACTCGCTTGTAATCCGAAAGTATTGATTGCGGATGAACCGACGACTGCACTTGATGTTACGATACAGGCACAAATCCTTGAATTGATGAAGGACATTCAGAAAAAAGTCGATACGTCGATTATTTTCATTACACACGACCTCGGTGTTGTTGCAAACGTGGCAGACCGAGTGGCTGTCATGTATGGCGGGCGGATTGTGGAAGTGGGAACAGTGGATGAGATATTCTACAACCCGCAGCATCCATATACTTGGGGACTTCTCAGCTCGATGCCGTCTATGGATTTGGCTGATGAAAAGCTCTATGCGATTCCAGGCACTCCGCCTGATCTGTTGAATCCTCCTGTTGGAGATGCATTTGCACTAAGAAGTGAATATGCATTGCAAATTGATATGGAGCAAGCCCCGCCGATGTTCAAAGTTAGCGACACACATTATGCAGCGACTTGGCTGCTTCATCCGAATGCACCGCAAGTCGATCCTCCTAAGACGATTATCGAGAGGATGAAGACGTTCCGGGGAAGCAGATACTATGAACAAACGACTGGAGGTGATGCATGA